In a genomic window of Micromonospora cremea:
- a CDS encoding sulfite exporter TauE/SafE family protein produces the protein MDLSHAALLLAAGLAAGTVNAVAGGGSLITFPAMIAVGLPPVPANVSNSVAVFPGYLSSVAGSRADLPRGRALATLVPTTIVGTILGALLLLATPARAFELVVPFLVLGATAVLAFQDPLRRLVGHPRDLSPRQRTVAVQTMVALGAVYGGYFGAALGVMLVAGLALVLDATLARVSAIKNLLSAVVGFTTLVVFALFGPVNWAAVAVVAPATLIGGYVGARLVRRLPPVLLKTIIVVFGTVIGLYLLWRALS, from the coding sequence ATGGATCTCTCCCACGCCGCGCTGCTGCTTGCCGCCGGTCTCGCCGCTGGCACGGTCAACGCGGTGGCCGGTGGTGGCTCGCTGATCACCTTTCCTGCCATGATCGCGGTCGGGCTGCCGCCGGTGCCGGCGAACGTGAGCAACTCCGTCGCCGTGTTCCCCGGGTACCTGTCCAGCGTGGCGGGCAGCCGCGCGGATCTTCCGCGCGGACGGGCGCTGGCCACGCTGGTACCCACCACGATCGTCGGCACCATCCTCGGAGCGCTGCTGTTGCTGGCCACCCCGGCCCGCGCGTTCGAGCTGGTCGTACCGTTCCTGGTGCTCGGCGCGACCGCCGTGCTCGCCTTCCAGGACCCGCTGCGCCGGCTGGTCGGTCACCCCCGGGACCTGTCGCCGCGCCAGCGGACGGTCGCGGTGCAGACGATGGTCGCGCTCGGTGCGGTGTACGGCGGGTACTTCGGCGCGGCGCTCGGCGTGATGCTGGTCGCCGGTCTGGCGCTGGTGCTGGACGCGACGCTGGCCCGGGTGAGCGCGATCAAGAACCTGCTCTCCGCGGTGGTGGGGTTCACCACGCTGGTGGTGTTCGCCCTGTTCGGGCCGGTGAACTGGGCCGCCGTCGCGGTGGTCGCCCCGGCCACGCTGATCGGCGGGTACGTCGGCGCCCGGCTGGTGCGCCGGCTGCCGCCGGTGCTGCTCAAGACGATCATCGTGGTGTTCGGCACGGTGATCGGGCTCTACCTGCTCTGGCGCGCCCTGAGCTGA
- a CDS encoding MFS transporter, which yields MDRRSEPNRSAIYATTLVAFLAIAGIAVVDPILPAIGDAIGVTAWQVELLFTAYIAVMALGMIPATLASGRFGFKPVLIAGVSVVGLAAILASFSNNIVQLSVLRGVWGLGNAMFFATAMVVLVNLAIDREWVVGLFETALGLGFAVGPLIGGLLGEVSWRLPFFVCGVFMVLALGVAARKLREPTNRQAPVRVGQIFATYRRPAFIALCVVTGTYNFVFFVVLGYTPLFLGLDVIPLGLAFTGWGLGLAAGILVIGHRLAHRIGAVQTVGVAIAGLLVCMVLFATSTSTAEALVVLVLAGLCMGLANANLTDLALGLGSSDRRVATGAFNLVRWGAAAPAPIISGKLAEHSLSLPFWVGFGVLAVGVLVYLAFAHVMAAGYGERVLWSRWNRAAAGTEHAPEEPVGEVY from the coding sequence GTGGATCGGCGTTCCGAACCGAACCGCAGTGCCATCTACGCCACCACACTGGTGGCCTTCCTCGCGATCGCCGGCATCGCCGTCGTCGACCCGATCCTGCCGGCCATCGGCGACGCGATCGGGGTTACCGCCTGGCAGGTCGAGCTGCTGTTCACCGCGTACATCGCGGTGATGGCCCTCGGCATGATCCCGGCGACCCTGGCCAGCGGCCGGTTCGGCTTCAAACCGGTGCTGATCGCCGGGGTCTCCGTGGTCGGCTTGGCCGCGATCCTCGCCTCGTTCAGCAACAACATCGTGCAGCTGTCCGTGCTGCGCGGCGTCTGGGGGCTGGGCAACGCGATGTTCTTCGCCACCGCCATGGTGGTGCTGGTCAACCTCGCCATCGACCGGGAATGGGTGGTCGGCCTCTTCGAGACTGCCCTCGGTCTCGGCTTCGCCGTCGGCCCGCTGATCGGCGGCCTGCTCGGCGAGGTCAGCTGGCGACTGCCGTTCTTCGTCTGCGGCGTGTTCATGGTGCTGGCGCTCGGCGTGGCCGCCCGTAAGCTGCGCGAGCCGACCAACCGGCAGGCGCCCGTACGCGTCGGTCAGATCTTCGCCACCTACCGCCGTCCCGCGTTCATCGCGCTCTGCGTGGTGACCGGCACGTACAACTTCGTCTTCTTCGTGGTGCTCGGCTACACACCGCTCTTCCTGGGCCTGGACGTCATCCCGCTGGGGCTGGCGTTCACCGGCTGGGGGCTCGGCCTGGCCGCCGGCATCCTGGTGATCGGCCACCGGCTGGCCCACCGGATCGGCGCGGTGCAGACCGTCGGCGTGGCCATCGCCGGGCTGCTGGTCTGCATGGTCCTCTTCGCGACCTCGACCAGCACCGCCGAGGCGCTCGTGGTGCTGGTGCTCGCCGGGCTCTGCATGGGGCTGGCCAACGCCAACCTCACCGACCTGGCGCTCGGCCTCGGCTCCAGCGACCGCCGGGTCGCCACCGGCGCGTTCAACCTGGTCCGCTGGGGCGCCGCCGCGCCCGCGCCGATCATCTCCGGCAAGCTCGCCGAGCACTCGCTGTCGCTGCCGTTCTGGGTCGGCTTCGGCGTGCTCGCCGTCGGCGTGCTGGTCTACCTGGCCTTCGCGCACGTTATGGCCGCCGGCTACGGCGAGCGGGTGCTTTGGTCCCGGTGGAACCGGGCCGCCGCCGGCACCGAGCACGCCCCGGAGGAGCCGGTCGGCGAGGTCTACTGA
- a CDS encoding MarR family winged helix-turn-helix transcriptional regulator, with translation MSDDPYRDTEAGTDEVTLGRIETEVALLMRFGEATRRATGTAEHRVLDRAAYVILRHLDAAGPQNVSALAARLNLDGSTVTRQVSALQRDGLITRTPDPSDGRGTVISPTTTGLQRMAAVRAARTRLYGDMLGDWPGEDRETLAVLLRRLNEALESRNRTR, from the coding sequence ATGAGCGATGACCCCTACCGGGACACCGAGGCCGGGACCGACGAGGTCACCCTGGGCCGGATCGAGACCGAGGTGGCCCTGCTGATGCGTTTCGGCGAGGCGACCCGGCGGGCCACCGGCACGGCCGAGCACCGGGTGCTGGACCGGGCGGCGTACGTGATCCTGCGTCACCTGGACGCCGCCGGCCCGCAGAACGTCTCCGCGCTCGCCGCTCGACTCAACCTGGACGGCTCGACCGTGACCCGGCAGGTGTCCGCGCTACAGCGCGACGGCCTGATCACCCGTACCCCGGACCCGTCCGACGGCCGGGGCACCGTAATCTCCCCCACCACCACGGGCCTGCAACGGATGGCCGCGGTGCGGGCCGCGCGGACCCGGCTCTACGGCGACATGCTCGGCGACTGGCCCGGCGAGGACCGGGAGACCCTCGCGGTGCTGCTGCGCCGCCTCAACGAGGCCCTGGAGTCGCGCAACCGCACCCGCTGA
- the mctP gene encoding monocarboxylate uptake permease MctP: protein MWRDHLTEIIVFSLLFLLVSAMGFVAARWRAPKDMAHLDEWGLGGRSFGGWITWFLVGGDLYTAYTFVAVPALMFGAGAAGFFAVPYTIVIYPLVFLVLVRLWSVSHRHGFVTPADFVRNRFDSPVLALLIAITGIVATMPYIALQLVGIEAVLKTMGVTGDNALARHLPIIIAFAILAAYTYQSGLRAPALIAFVKDTLIYIVILVAIIYLPYKLGGWGDIFAAADAKFDASPNPNDGILLNGNNQLQYVTLAFGSALALFLYPHSITGVLASRNRDVIKRNMSALPAYSLLLGLIALLGYMAIAAGVKPLPGASAGSVDNNTIVPLLFDQQFPDWFAGVAYAAIGIGALVPAAIMSIAAANLFTRNIYKEYLKRDASPAQEANVSKITSLVVKVGAVACIVFLDPQFSIDLQLIGGVIILQTLPAVALGLYTRWFHRAGLIVGWAVGMGLGMWMLYQVASPTRKHFGGSAFPLSEFGFDTTKTIYVGIVAVLVNLAVAALVTLAVRAAKVAEGVDGTTPDDYFADEGDPRVAPGTERDADSAREPVA, encoded by the coding sequence ATGTGGCGCGACCATCTCACCGAGATCATCGTTTTCTCCCTGCTCTTTCTGCTGGTCAGCGCGATGGGCTTCGTGGCCGCCCGCTGGCGTGCCCCGAAGGACATGGCCCACCTCGACGAGTGGGGGCTGGGCGGGCGCAGCTTCGGCGGCTGGATCACCTGGTTCCTGGTCGGGGGTGACCTCTACACCGCGTACACCTTCGTGGCGGTGCCGGCGCTGATGTTCGGGGCTGGCGCGGCAGGGTTCTTCGCCGTGCCGTACACGATCGTGATCTACCCGCTGGTCTTCCTGGTGCTGGTCCGGCTCTGGTCGGTGTCGCACCGGCACGGGTTCGTCACCCCGGCCGACTTCGTCCGCAACCGGTTCGACTCGCCGGTGCTGGCGCTGCTGATCGCGATCACCGGCATCGTGGCCACCATGCCGTACATCGCGTTGCAGCTGGTCGGCATCGAGGCGGTCCTCAAGACGATGGGGGTGACCGGCGACAACGCACTGGCCCGGCACCTGCCGATCATCATCGCGTTCGCCATCCTGGCCGCCTACACCTACCAGTCGGGGCTGCGCGCGCCGGCGCTGATCGCGTTCGTCAAGGACACGCTGATCTACATCGTGATCCTGGTGGCGATCATCTACCTGCCGTACAAGCTGGGCGGCTGGGGCGACATCTTCGCCGCCGCGGACGCGAAGTTCGACGCCTCGCCCAACCCGAACGACGGGATCCTGCTCAACGGCAACAACCAACTCCAGTACGTCACGCTGGCGTTCGGCTCGGCGCTGGCGCTCTTCCTCTACCCGCACAGCATCACCGGCGTGCTGGCCAGCCGGAACCGCGACGTGATCAAGCGGAACATGTCGGCGCTGCCGGCGTACAGCCTGCTGCTCGGGCTGATCGCGCTGCTCGGTTACATGGCGATCGCGGCCGGCGTGAAGCCGCTGCCGGGGGCGTCGGCCGGCAGCGTGGACAACAACACCATCGTGCCGCTGCTCTTCGACCAGCAGTTCCCGGACTGGTTCGCGGGTGTGGCGTACGCGGCGATCGGCATCGGCGCGCTGGTGCCGGCGGCGATCATGTCGATCGCGGCGGCGAACCTGTTCACCCGCAACATCTACAAGGAGTACCTGAAGCGGGACGCCAGCCCGGCGCAGGAGGCGAACGTCTCGAAGATCACCTCGCTGGTGGTGAAGGTCGGCGCGGTGGCCTGCATCGTCTTCCTCGACCCGCAGTTCTCCATCGACCTCCAGCTGATCGGCGGCGTGATCATCCTCCAGACGCTGCCGGCGGTGGCGCTGGGTCTCTACACCCGCTGGTTCCACCGCGCCGGCCTGATCGTCGGCTGGGCGGTCGGCATGGGGCTGGGCATGTGGATGCTCTACCAGGTGGCGAGCCCCACCCGGAAGCACTTCGGTGGCTCGGCGTTCCCGCTGTCGGAGTTCGGTTTCGACACCACCAAGACGATCTACGTGGGCATCGTGGCGGTGCTGGTGAACCTGGCGGTCGCGGCGCTGGTGACGCTGGCCGTGCGCGCCGCCAAGGTGGCCGAGGGGGTCGACGGCACCACGCCGGACGACTACTTCGCCGACGAGGGTGACCCCCGGGTCGCCCCCGGCACCGAGCGCGACGCCGACTCCGCCCGGGAGCCCGTCGCCTGA